A section of the Oryzias latipes chromosome 8, ASM223467v1 genome encodes:
- the tbcd gene encoding tubulin-specific chaperone D, whose amino-acid sequence MVLMEVENGASAGGDEVDADIIAKTCLLGGFSEANETRSILSSLPEVHGDQRTTEHVTQRFLVIMNGYQEQPHLLDPHLEWMMNMMLEYVRREDCPPSLLHLSFKFLYIICKVRSYKIFMQILPHEVSDVEPVLQLISRQDPKDLETWETRYMLLLWLSMTCLIPFDLSRLDGHLTSTGGKKEDLVMNRILAIAKSYLVVTDSPRDAASVLISKFMTRPDVKQKCLGEFLDWSLTMISQSRDTSVRDMVLDGALQSLAKLFKHGKRDDLLQYAPTVLQCLEQKRLSESTEAMLRKLNVKLIQRLGLTFLKPRLAAWRYQRGSRSLVANLSMSLQSSSGAAQTPQDSDEQEEDYDIPEELEAVIELLLIGLKDKETIVRWSAAKGIGRVTGRLPKELADEVVGSLLDCFSFQETDSAWHGGCLALAELGRRGLLLPSRLKDVVPLIVKSLTYDEKRGACSVGSNVRDAACYVCWSFARAYEPKELEPFVSQIASTLLITTVFDRNINCRRAASAAFQENVGRQGTFPHGIDIVTAADYFAVGNLNNCYLKISVFIAGFPEYTKCMIDHLTAMKINHWDCAIRELATKALHNLTPQAPDYMATTVLPQLLKMAGDTDLHSRHGAILACGEITHALYKVALQTNRSILNIISPECVDELKTIHFKLHERKQYRGFGGALMRPAICCLIEKLSLSKLPLKNDPVLTGWQWVIDDTLQTLHLISSGNADDIIAAVVSALSALCEGYYQDETGQVDSQMQDVLVSQYTEGLKSPQILTRCGSARALGCLPKVMIHNKLSQILEGLEQMCTITQKEGSFTEARRDAVRVIAQVCAKAGVCAHGRPDSVLCSENAAEVFGVLLSCLNDYTMSSRGDVGAWVREAAMTSLMELSILVASSAPNVLVPELVKPLMCCLAQQAAEKIDRYRAHAINVFLRLLHSTEPAIPHIPHREELLHIFPAETVASLNWKAPSQAFKYITQLLGLPEYQYRTLLGLSVSVGGITESTVHFSSQSLFDFLKGIQGDSETLGQFGDTLLRIFRDSLHNDRVSVPLLKMLNQLLNNSCFEIFTTQENHQFCVDLLDLCKEFKKSKDISKLSACVSVFCGLIQFQGKVRKRVLSQLLLLLCHPFPVIRKTTANQMYEMLLTYDDIIDAEILEDVMTCLSDTNWESDLAIVRTHRNQLCDWLEVPRPQLVAKAPVQAS is encoded by the exons ATGGTTTTGATGGAAGTAGAGAACGGGGCTTCTGCTGGAGGTGACGAAGTAGATGCAGATATCATAGCAAAAACATGCCTGTTGGGTGGCTTTAGTGAGGCTAACGAGACGAGGAGCATCCTTTCCAGTCTGCCTGAAGTCCACGGAGATCAACGGACCACCGAGCATGTAACCCAGCGGTTCTTAG TGATAATGAATGGATATCAAGAGCAGCCTCATCTGCTGGATCCACATctag AATGGATGATGAACATGATGCTGGAGTACGTGAGAAGGGAAGACTGCCCCCCTTCACTGCTGCACCTGAGCTTCAAGTTCTTGTACATCATCTGTAAG GTCAGGAGCTATAAAATCTTCATGCAGATTTTACCTCACGAGGTTTCGGACGTGGAGCCGGTTCTTCAGTTGATTTCTAGACAGGATCCCAAAGACTTGGAG ACGTGGGAAACTCGTTACATGTTGTTGTTGTGGCTGTCCATGACCTGCCTCATACCCTTTGACCTTTCCCGCCTGGATGGCCACCTGACGTCCACTGGTGGGAAGAAGGAGGACCTCGTCATGAATCGCATTCTTGCTATTGCAAAG tCTTACTTAGTGGTGACTGACAGTCCAAGGGACGCCGCATCTGTGCTCATATCAAA GTTTATGACCCGCCCTGATGTGAAGCAGAAATGCCTCGGAGAGTTTTTGGACTGGAGTCTCACCATGATATCCCAGAGCAGAGACACCTCAGTGAGAGACATGGTGTTGGATGGTGCTCTGCAATCcctg gcaaaactttttaaacatgGAAAACGGGATGATCTCTTACAATATG CTCCTACGGTTCTGCAGTGCCTGGAGCAGAAACGTCTCTCAGAGAGCACCGAGGCCATGCTGCGAAAGCTCAACGTCAAACTCATCCAGAGGCTCGGCCTCACCTTTCTCAAGCCGCGGTTGGCCGCATGGAG GTACCAAAGAGGCAGCCGCTCCCTCGTAGCCAACCTTTCCATGTCCCTTCAGTCTTCAAGCGGTGCAGCCCAGACTCCTCAGGATTCTGATGAACAGGAGGAGGACTACGACattccagaggagctggaagctgtgattg AACTCCTTTTGATTGGACTGAAAGATAAAGAAACTATTGTGCGTTGGTCTGCTGCAAAGGG CATCGGGAGGGTGACGGGGAGGCTTCCCAAGGAGCTGGCAGACGAGGTAGTTGGATCATTGCTGGACTGCTTCAG TTTTCAGGAAACTGACAGTGCTTGGCATGGAGGCTGTCTGGCTTTGGCAGAGCTGGGCAGGAGGGGGCTGCTGCTGCCGTCGCGGCTGAAGGACG TTGTGCCTCTTATTGTGAAGTCCCTGACCTACGACGAAAAAAGGGGAGCGTGCAGCGTGGGCTCCAATGTGCGTGACGCCGCCTGCTATGTGTGCTGGTCCTTCGCCCGCGCCTACGAACCCAAGGAGCTGGAGCCTTTTGTTAGTCAGATCGCAAG TACGCTGCTGATCACCACTGTGTTCGATCGGAACATCAACTGTCGCAGAGCAGCTTCC GCTGCCTTCCAAGAGAATGTCGGCAGACAG GGAACATTTCCGCATGGGATTGACATCGTTACTGCTGcagattattttgctgttggaAATCTCAACAACTGCTATCTAAAAATCAG TGTCTTTATAGCTGGTTTCCCCGAGTACACCAAGTGCATGATAGACCACCTAACAGCCATGAAGATCAATCACTGGGACTG TGCGATCCGAGAACTCGCCACTAAAGCGCTCCATAACCTGACGCCTCAGGCGCCTGATTATATGGCAACAACAG TGCTGCCACAGCTGTTAAAAATGGCGGGAGACACGGACCTCCACAGTCGCCACGGGGCCATCCTGGCATGCGGAGAGATCACTCACGCTCTGTACAAAGTGGCCCTTCAGACCAACAG GTCCATATTGAACATCATTTCTCCAGAATGTGTGGATGAATTAAAAACCATTCACTTCAAG ctacatgaaagaaaacaatacag GGGGTTTGGGGGTGCACTGATGAGACCAGCAA TTTGCTGTCTGATTGAAAAGCTGTCGCTGTCCAAGTTGCCCTTAAAGAACGACCCCGTCCTGA CTGGTTGGCAGTGGGTGATCGACGACACCTTACAGACTCTTCATCTGATCTCCAGCGGAAACGCAGATGACATTATT GCTGCCGTTGTTTCCGCCTTATCGGCTTTATGCGAGGGGTACTACCAGGATGAAACAGGCCAAGTAGACTCTCAAATGCaag ATGTTCTGGTGTCACAGTACACTGAAGGACTGAAGAGTCCTCAGATCCTCACTCGTTGCGGCTCTGCTCGTGCCCTCGGCTGTCTACCCAAAGTCATGATCCACAACAAACTCAGTCAG ATCCTTGAAGGGCTTGAGCAGATGTGCACCATCACCCAGAAAGAGGGGAGTTTCACTGAAGCGAGGAGAGATGCAGTCAGAGTGATTGCTCA GGTGTGCGCGAAGGCCGGCGTTTGCGCCCACGGCCGCCCCGACTCTGTGCTGTGCTCAGAGAACGCGGCTGAGGTTTTCGGTGTTTTGCTCAGCTGTCTCAATGACTACACCATGAGCAGCAGAGGGGACGTGGGGGCCTG GGTGAGAGAAGCGGCGATGACCAGTCTGATGGAGCTGAGCATACTCGTGGCGAGCAGCGCTCCCAATGTTCTTGTGCCAGAGCT GGTGAAGCCTTTGATGTGCTGCTTAGCCCAGCAGGCGGCAGAGAAGATCGACCGCTACAGAGCCCACGCCATCAACGTTTTCCTGCGCCTGCTGCACAGCACTGAGCCTGCAATACCCCACATTCCCCACAGAGAGGAGCTGCTGCACATCTTTCCTGC TGAGACCGTGGCCAGTTTGAACTGGAAAGCCCCATCTCAGGCCTTCAAGTACATCACGCAGCTGCTGGGTTTGCCGGAGTATCAGTACCGCACCCTGCTGGGCCTCTCTGTGTCTGTGGGAGGGATCACAGAGTCCACA GTGCATTTTTCTTCCCAGTCACTGTTTGACTTTCTGAAAGGAATTCAGGGGGACAGTGAAACTCTGGGACAGTTTGGAGACACACTGCTGAGAATCTTCAGAGACAGTCTCCACAACGACAG ggTTTCTGTTCCTTTGTTAAAAATGCTCAATCAGTTACTCAACAATAGCTGCTTTGAAATTTTCACCACACAAGAAAA TCATCAGTTCTGCGTGGATCTTTTGGATCTTTGCAAAGAGTTCAAGAAGTCTAAGGACATTTCCAAGCTGAGCGCCTGTGTCTCTGT TTTCTGTGGGCTGATCCAGTTCCAGGGAAAAGTGAGGAAGAGAGTTTtgtcccagctgctgctgctgctctgccatCCATTCCCTGTG ATCAGGAAAACCACGGCGAATCAGATGTATGAGATGCTTCTGACGTatgatgacatcattgatgcAGAAATCCTGGAGGACGTAATGACCTGTTTAAGTGACACTAACTG GGAGAGCGACCTCGCCATAGTGCGGACACACAGGAATCAGCTTTGTGATTGGCTCGAAGTACCCAGGCCACAGCTGGTTGCTAAG GCCCCCGTCCAGGCTTCCTGA
- the znf750 gene encoding zinc finger protein 750: MEVSHERKPKRPHYIPRPPGKPFNYQCFQCPFTCNEKSHLFNHMKYNLCKNSISLMSQKNGQPSRQMKTVPKEISAKPKDCTDVTEVDQNKSPETVEDEESRADSRDGAEELDVEHETPIVKNVQKATKPSTESEENESNKKMDLPRQSAFSPVTPNRDGVEASKIPAQQTKDQQSPAIGYHTFPWDRISSSIALKPTTSFMPHEYPPYALRDRLYESYCVPGNPHVNNPSSAPLQPEFLDPQRPIVQPPIAPPHSSPFPPYQYRYYHYLPSTPALYNIPYRPPDLPMPVPAPGYLSLDYYSQTLASKNYEYYMHSYPNHNPPHGSAKEDDHQSGVKVTRLSPKEGYSALGSPDKPSQANIFQRDMQTQKPKASPQTTLLHRHTTMEAVYRDSRQDESAESLLQLRAQPMDRRLTESSRYVPLPVSEPCPDATSELDEDRQEANLAPLNLSTRGMDQRPESESRPNGSDSASSKELDLPLNLSLRVAHSSPEHTPTTSDSPHKPEDDKDEEPCDQRQTAALALCQLAIASSATSSSDLSEARTASQDLTEETRPPPSNRSTTRAAGAKRSHGAQADSKRHKTNRGEKAPGRALRKRLRCC; this comes from the exons ATGGAGGTTTCACATGAACGCAAACCAAAAAGACCCCACTACATTCCCCGGCCGCCGGGGAAGCCCTTCAACTACCAGTGCTTCCAGTGTCCCTTCACCTGCAACGAAAAGTCTCATCTCTTCAACCACATGAAGTACAACTTGTGCAAAAACTCCATCTCCCTGATGTCGCAGAAAAACGGGCAACCAAGCCGACAGATGAAGACTGTGCCAAAGGAAATCTCAGCCAAACCCAAAGATTGTACAGATGTGACGGAGGTGGACCAGAACAAAAGCCCGGAGACGGTAGAAGATGAGGAGAGCAGGGCGGACAGCAGAGATGGTGCGGAAGAACTCGACGTTGAACACGAAACTCCGATCGTTAAGAACGTCCAGAAGGCAACAAAACCAAGTACAGAGTCAGAGGAGAACGAGAGCAACAAGAAGATGGATTTGCCACGCCAATCAGCCTTCTCCCCGGTCACACCCAACCGTGACGGAGTGGAGGCTTCAAAGATCCCAGCACAGCAGACAAAGGACCAACAAAGTCCAGCTATCGGCTACCACACCTTCCCTTGGGACCGAATTTCCTCATCAATCGCCCTGAAACCGACAACTTCCTTCATGCCTCATGAATATCCCCCCTACGCATTGAGAGATCGACTCTACGAGTCCTACTGTGTACCAGGAAACCCCCACGTGAATAATCCCAGCTCCGCTCCTTTACAGCCAGAGTTTTTAGACCCCCAAAGACCCATAGTGCAACCACCAATCGCCCCGCCCCATTCCTCCCCCTTTCCACCTTACCAGTATAGATATTACCACTATCTCCCCTCCACGCCCGCCCTGTATAACATCCCATACAGACCCCCCGATCTTCCTATGCCAGTTCCAGCACCCGGATACCTTTCTTTGGATTATTACAGTCAAACGCTCGCCAGTAAGAATTACGAGTACTACATGCATTCATATCCAAATCACAACCCTCCACATGGCTCTGCAAAAGAGGACGACCACCAAAGTGGAGTCAAGGTGACCAGGCTGAGCCCCAAGGAGGGTTACTCAGCTTTGGGGTCCCCCGACAAACCGAGTCAAGCTAACATCTTTCAGAGAGACATGCAGACGCAGAAGCCCAAGGCGAGCCCTCAGACCACCCTcctgcacagacacacaaccatGGAAGCCGTCTACAGAGACTCCAGGCAAGACGAGTCGGCAGAAAGTTTACTTCAGTTAAGAGCTCAACCTATGGACAGGAG GTTGACTGAGAGCAGCCGATACGTCCCTCTGCCTGTTTCTGAGCCATGTCCTGATGCAACATCTGAACTAGATGAAGACAGACAAGAAGCCAATCTAGCCCCCCTCAACCTTTCAACCAGAGGCATGGACCAACGACCAGAATCTGAGAGCAGGCCAAACGGATCCGACTCAGCCAGCTCCAAGGAACTCGACCTCCCACTTAACCTCAGTCTTCGAGTTGCTCACAGCAGCCCTGAACACACTCCGACTACTTCGGACTCTCCACACAAACCTGAGGATGACAAGGATGAAGAGCCATGTGACCAGAGGCAGACTGCAGCTCTTGCACTTTGCCAGCTTGCTATAGCCAGCTCTGCAACCTCTTCAAGTGATTTAAGTGAAGCACGCACGGCTTCACAAGACCTCACAGAAGAGACGCGCCCTCCTCCAAGCAACCGGTCAACCACCAGGGCAGCGGGCGCCAAGAGGAGCCACGGAGCCCAAGCAGACAGCAAACGCCACAAAACAAACAGGGGGGAGAAAGCACCAGGGCGGGCTCTGAGGAAAAGGCTTCGATGCTGCTGA